Proteins from a genomic interval of Pseudanabaena yagii GIHE-NHR1:
- the thiS gene encoding sulfur carrier protein ThiS produces the protein MITLQVNGDDRICEPNLTMIELLKYLGLNPRLVAVEYNGEILHRQLWENTIIQNSDRLEIVTIVGGG, from the coding sequence ATGATTACGTTGCAAGTAAATGGTGATGATCGCATATGTGAGCCAAACCTCACCATGATTGAATTGCTGAAATATCTAGGGCTAAATCCGCGTCTCGTTGCGGTGGAATATAACGGCGAAATTTTGCATCGTCAACTCTGGGAAAATACAATTATTCAAAATAGCGATCGCCTAGAGATTGTCACAATTGTTGGTGGTGGCTAG
- a CDS encoding CobW family GTP-binding protein, with the protein MSIASAQVPATVLTGFLGAGKTTLLNHILTAEHGKKVAVIVNEFGEVGIDQQLVIGADEEIFEMNNGCICCTVRGDLIRIIGNLMRRRNKFDHLLIETTGLADPGPVVQTFFMDEDIHRQVSLDAVVTVVDAKHVQQHWGDREVLEQIGFADVILLNKTDLVTPEELEELEAKIKHLNVLARVERVQLNQTSTENIEQSINKVLDVGGFDLNRILEKNPEFLAAQVKDEHDHDHDHEHHDHDHEHHDHDHEHHEHHHHIHDEEVGSVSILEAGSVNPYKFQAWISELLRTQGQDIFRSKGIINLAGSEERLVFQGVHMQFDATRDRPWKDNELRKNQLVFIGRHLEADKLREGFLGCLV; encoded by the coding sequence ATGAGCATCGCATCAGCACAAGTTCCCGCTACCGTCCTGACAGGCTTCCTTGGTGCAGGTAAAACGACATTACTCAATCACATCCTCACGGCTGAGCATGGTAAGAAGGTTGCCGTCATTGTTAATGAATTTGGAGAAGTGGGTATCGATCAGCAATTGGTAATTGGTGCTGACGAAGAGATTTTTGAGATGAATAATGGCTGCATTTGCTGCACCGTGCGGGGCGATCTGATTCGGATTATTGGCAACCTGATGCGCCGCCGCAACAAGTTTGATCATCTTTTAATCGAAACCACAGGTTTAGCGGATCCAGGTCCTGTGGTGCAGACCTTCTTTATGGATGAGGATATCCATCGCCAAGTGTCTCTAGATGCTGTGGTCACAGTAGTTGATGCCAAGCATGTCCAACAACATTGGGGCGATCGCGAAGTTCTCGAACAAATTGGTTTTGCCGATGTGATTTTGCTCAACAAGACTGATCTGGTTACTCCTGAGGAGCTAGAGGAACTAGAAGCAAAAATCAAGCATTTGAATGTCTTAGCCAGAGTGGAGCGCGTTCAGTTAAATCAAACTAGTACAGAGAATATTGAACAAAGTATTAATAAAGTCCTTGATGTAGGAGGTTTTGATCTCAATCGCATTCTCGAAAAGAACCCTGAATTTCTCGCGGCTCAAGTCAAGGATGAACATGATCACGACCATGACCACGAACATCATGACCACGATCACGAGCATCATGACCATGACCACGAGCATCACGAACACCATCATCACATTCATGATGAGGAAGTTGGCTCGGTCAGTATTTTGGAAGCTGGCTCAGTCAATCCCTATAAATTCCAAGCATGGATTAGTGAGTTACTGAGAACTCAAGGTCAAGATATTTTCCGCTCTAAAGGAATTATTAATCTAGCTGGTTCTGAGGAACGCTTGGTATTTCAAGGTGTGCATATGCAGTTTGATGCAACTCGCGATCGCCCTTGGAAAGACAATGAACTTCGCAAGAATCAATTAGTCTTCATCGGCAGGCATCTCGAAGCAGATAAATTGCGCGAAGGCTTTTTAGGTTGCTTAGTCTAG
- a CDS encoding shikimate dehydrogenase: protein MSGSILGTTKILGVMGFPVSHSLSPVMHNAAIASLGLDYVYVPFPIPVEDLSAAIAGLKAIKSVQGFNLTIPHKVEVIPLLDEVLPIAKSVGAVNTVKRIDDRWVGTNTDVAGFLEPLKQLDCDWKNMPAIILGSGGAAKAVVAACLELSCPVIHVVGRDAKKLKKFHGTMTSQLRDYNLRVHPWSSIPHLLEVAGIVINATPIGMSSDTNTPISEAEMAMLPDKAIAYDLIYTPRPTKFLQIAAARGLKAIDGLEMLINQGAIALEWWLDQSVPIDTMRQALLTHLN from the coding sequence ATGAGCGGGAGCATCTTAGGGACAACTAAAATTTTAGGAGTGATGGGTTTTCCTGTCAGTCATAGCCTTTCACCTGTGATGCATAATGCGGCGATCGCTTCCTTGGGTTTGGACTATGTATATGTGCCTTTCCCAATTCCCGTTGAAGATCTATCGGCAGCGATCGCTGGACTCAAAGCTATTAAATCGGTACAGGGTTTTAACCTCACCATCCCCCATAAAGTTGAAGTCATCCCCTTACTAGATGAAGTCTTACCGATCGCGAAATCCGTTGGTGCAGTTAATACCGTGAAGCGGATTGATGATCGCTGGGTTGGCACTAATACGGACGTAGCAGGTTTTCTCGAACCACTAAAGCAACTTGACTGCGACTGGAAAAATATGCCCGCGATTATTCTCGGTAGTGGTGGTGCGGCAAAGGCAGTGGTAGCAGCTTGTCTAGAACTTAGCTGTCCCGTTATTCATGTGGTTGGGCGCGATGCTAAGAAGCTCAAAAAATTTCACGGCACAATGACCAGTCAACTTCGTGATTACAATTTGCGGGTGCATCCTTGGTCGTCAATTCCCCATTTATTAGAAGTAGCTGGAATCGTGATCAATGCTACCCCCATAGGCATGTCTAGTGATACCAATACCCCGATTTCTGAAGCAGAGATGGCAATGTTACCTGACAAGGCGATCGCCTATGATTTAATTTATACCCCCCGTCCTACCAAGTTTCTGCAAATCGCCGCAGCAAGGGGACTAAAAGCGATCGATGGTTTAGAGATGCTGATCAATCAGGGGGCGATCGCTCTTGAATGGTGGCTAGATCAGTCTGTGCCCATTGACACCATGCGTCAAGCGTTACTTACACATCTTAACTAG
- a CDS encoding CPBP family intramembrane glutamic endopeptidase produces the protein MALFSQAPQQNQDKKNETLSRSQVLIAMAVTAIIFLGISKGWVYLTGIPMVPLYWQPQHGAIGLGIGVGVALLSSLIYEIWESYRLAAQEYLEMVLKPLELIDLVWLGLLPGLSEEMLFRGVALPALGMNGLALIITSVVFGVLHMASAKHLSYTVWAIAVGMMLGAVTMYTGNLLSAIVAHVLTNALSGLIWKYKQSKLA, from the coding sequence ATGGCTCTCTTCTCACAAGCTCCTCAGCAAAATCAAGATAAAAAAAACGAAACTTTATCGCGATCGCAAGTCCTAATTGCTATGGCAGTGACCGCAATCATCTTTTTAGGAATTTCTAAGGGTTGGGTTTACTTAACAGGTATCCCGATGGTTCCGCTTTACTGGCAACCACAACATGGAGCGATCGGTTTGGGAATTGGCGTAGGAGTGGCTTTGCTCAGTAGTCTAATTTATGAAATATGGGAAAGCTATCGCCTTGCGGCTCAAGAATATCTAGAAATGGTACTTAAACCACTAGAACTAATTGATTTAGTTTGGTTAGGTTTATTACCTGGGTTGAGCGAGGAAATGCTATTCCGTGGTGTGGCTCTACCTGCTCTCGGCATGAATGGACTTGCCTTGATTATTACTAGTGTTGTGTTTGGTGTATTGCATATGGCAAGTGCCAAGCATTTGTCTTACACAGTTTGGGCGATCGCGGTGGGTATGATGCTCGGCGCTGTGACAATGTATACAGGCAATCTCCTATCCGCGATCGTTGCTCATGTACTGACCAATGCTCTCTCTGGGCTAATCTGGAAATACAAGCAATCTAAGCTTGCCTAG
- a CDS encoding aminotransferase class V-fold PLP-dependent enzyme, producing MSKSLESDTLERDREQDLLMHRSHFPALEVENRTYFNYGGQGVLCGAALESITKNFHHIEQLGCFSNAAGDWMMAEYAATKEAIAQEFQVSANTITLTENTTIGCNIALWAVDWQQGDHLLLSDCEHHGIIASAVQIQKRFGVEIDYFPLSNTRNASSNDKDSTEVVDLLVQHLQPKTRLVMLSHICWNTGQVLPLTAMVKACHEHHVLVAVDAAQSVGVLSLNLGEIAADFYAFTTHKWWCAPLGLGALYIRPEIFDQIEPVFVGWRGLTGKTPIPQWKQDGARFEVASSTYTLYEALRLAIAHANSWGTQQQRYQRICELSQLLWQQLNDLPHIDCVRQVPPESGLVSFQINRDIAKSAITQKSHGLIARQLESEHQVFIRALPEPDCLRASVHYLTTMADLDRLVSIIATLA from the coding sequence ATGTCTAAAAGTTTAGAGTCTGACACTTTAGAGCGCGATCGCGAACAGGATTTGTTAATGCATCGATCGCATTTTCCTGCTTTAGAAGTTGAAAATCGTACTTACTTTAACTATGGTGGTCAGGGGGTTTTATGTGGGGCAGCCTTAGAATCAATCACCAAAAACTTTCATCATATTGAGCAATTAGGTTGCTTCTCCAATGCCGCAGGTGACTGGATGATGGCGGAATATGCAGCCACCAAAGAAGCGATCGCTCAAGAGTTTCAAGTGAGTGCAAATACAATCACCCTCACCGAAAATACAACTATTGGTTGCAATATTGCCCTATGGGCAGTGGATTGGCAACAAGGCGATCACCTATTGCTATCGGACTGCGAACATCACGGGATTATTGCCAGTGCCGTCCAAATTCAGAAACGTTTTGGTGTGGAAATCGACTATTTCCCTTTGAGCAATACGCGCAATGCTAGCTCCAATGACAAAGACAGCACCGAAGTTGTTGACTTACTAGTACAGCATTTGCAGCCCAAGACCCGTTTGGTCATGCTCAGCCATATTTGCTGGAATACAGGACAGGTTTTGCCACTAACTGCCATGGTTAAAGCTTGTCATGAGCATCATGTTTTAGTTGCTGTGGATGCAGCTCAGTCAGTAGGCGTATTGTCGCTCAACCTTGGGGAAATTGCCGCAGATTTTTATGCCTTTACGACCCATAAATGGTGGTGTGCGCCCCTCGGTTTAGGAGCCTTGTATATTCGTCCTGAAATTTTTGATCAAATCGAGCCTGTCTTTGTGGGTTGGCGTGGACTCACAGGTAAAACCCCGATTCCTCAATGGAAACAGGATGGTGCTAGGTTTGAGGTGGCTAGCTCGACCTACACACTTTATGAGGCTTTACGCCTAGCGATCGCCCATGCCAATAGTTGGGGTACGCAGCAACAACGCTATCAACGGATCTGTGAATTGAGTCAATTATTATGGCAACAACTCAATGATTTGCCCCACATTGATTGCGTTCGCCAAGTGCCGCCAGAATCAGGTCTAGTTTCCTTCCAAATTAATCGAGACATTGCTAAAAGCGCGATCACGCAAAAGTCACATGGGCTAATTGCAAGACAACTAGAATCAGAACATCAAGTCTTTATCCGTGCTCTTCCTGAACCAGACTGTCTCAGGGCTTCAGTCCATTACTTGACTACTATGGCAGATCTTGATCGCCTCGTCTCCATCATTGCCACACTTGCTTGA
- a CDS encoding two pore domain potassium channel family protein produces the protein MTNLIKSIKQSESIQILVRRFATYLVLSAVFILLGLGIGVIGYHWVAGFSWVDALVEASMILSGMGPISPLPNISAKIFASVYALFSGLVFVLAMGIVLSPVVYSLLRHFDINKEA, from the coding sequence ATGACAAACCTTATTAAATCAATAAAGCAGTCAGAATCAATTCAGATTTTAGTCCGCAGATTTGCCACTTATCTTGTCTTGTCAGCAGTTTTCATCCTATTAGGGCTAGGGATAGGCGTTATTGGTTATCACTGGGTTGCTGGTTTCAGTTGGGTAGATGCTTTAGTTGAAGCTTCAATGATTCTGAGTGGTATGGGACCAATTAGTCCATTACCGAATATCAGCGCTAAGATTTTCGCCTCTGTATATGCTCTTTTTAGTGGATTAGTTTTTGTCCTTGCAATGGGGATCGTTTTATCTCCTGTTGTTTATAGCTTGCTCAGACATTTTGATATCAATAAAGAAGCTTAG